In the Candidatus Electrothrix rattekaaiensis genome, one interval contains:
- a CDS encoding (Fe-S)-binding protein: MRHRHIKRQTLEDALQIQSKRCIECGLCRKECKFLQQYGTPKQIADSFDPSSAKDLKMPFECSLCGLCRAVCPVKINPAALFLEMRREAVAQGVQLFPDYSIILNYEKRGTSKRYSYYALPENCNTVFFPGCTLSGTRHDKVKGIYEHVQKTIPQLGIVLDCCTKPSHDLGRESHFHSMFHEMENFLQRHGVKKVLVACPSCYRVFKDYSEDLRVKTVYEHFAETSLPPSSNIPATITIHDPCSTRDEQQIHAAIRQLAKSKSLTIDEMKYVGTKTLCCGEGGTVGCVNPDYSANWGIRRKEAAGGNRIITYCAGCANILGFINPTSHIIDVFFDPQATLTGKATISKAPWTYLNRLFLKNSFKKRIDAVVSRERTFVGENTNKGAAFKRVAILFALIALIIAVLFRYIEPAPLLRR, from the coding sequence ATGAGGCATAGGCATATAAAAAGACAGACCCTTGAGGATGCCTTACAGATACAATCGAAGAGATGCATAGAATGCGGACTCTGCCGTAAAGAATGTAAATTTTTGCAGCAATACGGCACCCCGAAACAGATTGCGGACAGCTTTGATCCTTCCTCCGCAAAAGATTTGAAGATGCCATTCGAGTGCAGTCTGTGCGGACTGTGCCGGGCAGTATGCCCGGTAAAAATAAATCCTGCTGCTCTGTTTCTGGAGATGCGCCGCGAGGCGGTTGCACAAGGCGTGCAACTTTTTCCCGACTACAGTATTATTCTCAATTATGAGAAAAGGGGGACATCCAAACGGTACTCCTACTATGCTCTACCTGAAAACTGTAACACAGTTTTCTTCCCCGGCTGCACCCTGTCAGGCACACGGCATGACAAGGTCAAAGGTATCTATGAGCATGTACAGAAAACCATACCGCAGCTCGGCATAGTGCTGGACTGCTGTACCAAACCCTCTCATGATCTTGGCAGAGAGAGTCATTTTCATTCCATGTTTCATGAGATGGAAAATTTCCTCCAACGTCATGGGGTGAAAAAAGTTCTTGTTGCCTGCCCGAGCTGTTACCGAGTTTTTAAAGATTACAGTGAAGATTTACGGGTAAAAACCGTCTACGAACATTTTGCCGAAACCTCCTTGCCGCCTTCGTCAAACATCCCCGCAACGATTACAATCCATGATCCATGCAGTACCAGAGATGAACAGCAGATCCACGCCGCAATTCGTCAGCTTGCCAAAAGTAAATCGTTGACGATTGATGAAATGAAATATGTCGGGACGAAAACCCTTTGCTGCGGTGAGGGCGGAACTGTGGGCTGTGTCAATCCCGATTACTCCGCAAACTGGGGGATCCGGCGCAAAGAGGCAGCTGGCGGCAACAGAATTATTACCTATTGCGCAGGCTGTGCCAATATTTTAGGTTTTATCAACCCAACCAGTCATATAATTGATGTGTTCTTTGACCCGCAGGCGACCCTTACCGGGAAGGCAACAATTTCCAAAGCTCCGTGGACCTACCTCAACCGCCTGTTCCTCAAAAACTCTTTCAAAAAAAGAATAGATGCGGTCGTATCTCGTGAAAGGACTTTCGTCGGGGAAAATACGAACAAGGGTGCTGCGTTTAAACGTGTCGCGATTCTTTTTGCCCTTATTGCTCTCATCATCGCTGTACTTTTCCGCTATATTGAACCGGCTCCCTTGCTTCGGAGATAA
- the tyrS gene encoding tyrosine--tRNA ligase, translating to MKPVEEQIALIERGCAELISREDLEKKLRSAIEKNEPLVVKAGFDPTAPDLHLGHTVLLQKLRQFQQLGHTVNFLIGDFTGLIGDPTGKSETRPPLTRDDIARNAETYKQQVFKILDPAKTKVVFNSAWLGELSSYEMVHLASELTVARMLERDDFKKRFEGHRPISIHEFFYPLIQGYDSVALKADVELGGTDQLFNLLMGREMQRSRGIPPQVVLTMPLLEGLDGVNKMSKSLGNYIGISESADDIFGKVLSMSDDLMFRYYELLSDLTLEEIALLKQDMEQGKVHPKAVKVQLAKELVTRFHDQDAADAAEKNFEQIFKRHELPDEIPEKNITVEGETIWLPKLLHEAGLVQSTSDGRRMIKQNAVSVNGDKIADVDAQISADEEVLLKVGKRRFCKVFFSSDE from the coding sequence ATGAAACCCGTTGAAGAACAAATTGCACTCATAGAACGCGGTTGCGCCGAGCTTATTTCTCGGGAAGACCTGGAAAAAAAGCTGAGGAGTGCTATAGAAAAGAATGAACCGCTGGTTGTCAAGGCGGGGTTTGATCCTACTGCCCCTGACCTTCATCTGGGGCATACTGTGCTTTTACAGAAACTTCGTCAGTTTCAGCAACTCGGACATACCGTTAATTTTTTGATCGGTGATTTTACCGGCTTGATCGGTGACCCGACCGGTAAGTCGGAAACTAGGCCACCGCTGACTCGTGACGATATTGCCCGTAATGCCGAGACCTATAAGCAGCAGGTTTTTAAGATTTTGGATCCGGCAAAGACCAAGGTGGTTTTTAATTCGGCATGGCTGGGAGAGCTTTCTTCCTATGAGATGGTTCATCTGGCTTCTGAGCTGACTGTGGCCCGCATGCTGGAACGGGATGATTTTAAAAAACGTTTTGAAGGACATCGCCCGATCTCCATTCATGAATTTTTTTACCCGCTCATTCAAGGGTATGATTCTGTTGCCCTGAAGGCTGATGTGGAGCTGGGCGGGACTGATCAGCTGTTTAACCTGCTCATGGGTCGGGAAATGCAGCGTTCTCGCGGAATTCCACCCCAGGTTGTCCTGACCATGCCTCTGCTGGAGGGGCTGGACGGGGTCAATAAGATGAGTAAATCGCTTGGTAATTACATTGGTATTTCCGAATCAGCAGATGATATTTTCGGCAAGGTTCTTTCCATGAGCGATGATCTCATGTTCCGTTATTATGAACTGCTCAGTGATCTTACTCTGGAAGAGATTGCTCTGTTAAAGCAGGATATGGAACAGGGGAAAGTCCACCCCAAAGCAGTCAAGGTGCAGCTTGCCAAGGAGTTGGTGACCCGTTTTCATGATCAGGATGCGGCGGATGCAGCGGAAAAAAATTTTGAGCAGATTTTTAAACGCCATGAACTCCCTGATGAAATTCCGGAAAAGAATATCACCGTGGAAGGAGAAACCATATGGCTGCCCAAACTGCTGCATGAGGCCGGACTGGTGCAATCGACCTCGGACGGACGGCGAATGATTAAACAAAACGCTGTTTCAGTGAACGGTGACAAGATCGCAGATGTGGATGCTCAAATTTCCGCTGATGAAGAGGTGCTGCTCAAGGTCGGCAAACGTCGTTTTTGTAAAGTGTTCTTCTCGTCTGACGAGTAG
- a CDS encoding cell division protein ZapB: MDNAEFVRLEQLVDTLIDNYSSLKNTFRGLEERLRESEDECEFLKMELAELQEQRSEVGRRVSGLLGRIEQWESEQGVGEHMEVEQKEGENDELSGSATSLNS, translated from the coding sequence ATGGATAACGCAGAGTTTGTTCGCCTTGAACAGCTTGTCGACACCTTGATTGATAATTATAGCAGTCTGAAAAATACTTTTCGTGGTCTTGAAGAGAGACTTCGTGAGAGTGAAGACGAATGCGAATTTTTAAAGATGGAACTTGCCGAGCTACAGGAACAACGCTCAGAGGTAGGCCGTCGAGTATCCGGTCTGCTTGGGCGTATAGAACAATGGGAGTCTGAGCAGGGCGTTGGCGAACATATGGAGGTTGAGCAGAAGGAAGGGGAGAACGATGAACTCTCGGGCTCGGCTACCTCTCTGAATTCCTAA
- the rny gene encoding ribonuclease Y produces the protein MMMSGVAVLLFVLALIAGVVVGFVLRKKFVEGNQADIEGQGRLIVENAIQEAEQIKKERLLQVKEEIYQSKKEAEEEIKESRKGIKDEQLRLDRKLDKVHDELNDLKKKESGLQAREKKINSREQAIVEREKELSSLIDQQCYELENISGITREQAKELLMASIESEARMDAAKRLSRIENEMKLEADRKGKNILALAIARYAGDYVADKTVSMVPLPSDEMKGRIIGREGRNIRAIEAATGIDIIIDDTPEAVILSGFNPIRREVARQSLIQLISDGRIHPARIEEVVAKVTDELDVEIKEVGEQATFDVNAHGVHVELVNLIGRLKYRTSYGQNILQHSLEVAFLCGVMAAELGLDVKKAKRAGLLHDIGKAVDHEVEGSHAMIGRDLVKKYGEADDIVYAVGAHHEDLPPKSVLDVLVQSADALSGARPGARKEMLQSYVKRLEDLENIANSFEGVDKSYAVQAGRDLRIIVDSQKVHDDEAMLLSRDIAKSIEEQLTYPGQIRVTVIRETRAVEYAK, from the coding sequence ATGATGATGAGTGGTGTGGCAGTACTTCTCTTTGTTCTGGCATTAATAGCCGGGGTAGTTGTCGGTTTTGTGCTGAGAAAGAAGTTTGTTGAAGGGAATCAGGCGGACATTGAGGGGCAGGGGCGCCTGATTGTAGAAAATGCTATTCAGGAAGCCGAGCAAATTAAGAAAGAGCGTCTGCTCCAGGTCAAAGAGGAAATTTATCAGTCAAAAAAGGAAGCTGAAGAGGAAATAAAGGAGTCCCGTAAAGGGATCAAAGACGAACAGCTCAGGCTTGATCGGAAGCTTGATAAAGTCCATGATGAACTCAATGATCTGAAGAAGAAAGAGTCGGGACTTCAAGCAAGAGAAAAAAAAATCAACAGTCGTGAACAGGCTATTGTTGAGCGGGAAAAGGAACTGAGCTCTCTTATTGATCAGCAGTGCTACGAGCTGGAGAATATTTCTGGGATAACCCGTGAGCAGGCCAAAGAGTTGCTCATGGCCTCCATAGAGAGCGAAGCGCGGATGGATGCGGCCAAGCGTTTGAGCCGTATTGAAAATGAGATGAAGCTTGAGGCTGACCGGAAAGGAAAAAATATCCTCGCTCTGGCCATTGCCCGGTATGCCGGTGATTATGTTGCCGATAAAACGGTATCAATGGTGCCGCTCCCCAGTGATGAGATGAAGGGGCGGATTATTGGTCGTGAAGGACGGAATATTCGGGCAATCGAGGCAGCAACCGGGATTGACATTATTATTGATGATACTCCAGAGGCCGTCATTCTTTCCGGCTTTAACCCTATCCGGCGTGAAGTGGCCCGCCAATCGCTGATCCAGCTGATTTCCGACGGAAGAATCCATCCTGCCCGGATTGAAGAGGTGGTTGCCAAGGTGACTGATGAGCTGGATGTGGAGATTAAAGAGGTCGGTGAGCAGGCCACTTTTGATGTCAATGCCCACGGTGTACATGTGGAATTGGTGAATCTGATCGGGCGCTTGAAATATCGGACCAGCTATGGCCAGAATATTCTACAGCATTCTCTGGAAGTAGCCTTTCTCTGCGGTGTTATGGCGGCAGAACTGGGTCTGGATGTGAAAAAGGCCAAGCGGGCTGGTCTGCTCCACGATATTGGCAAGGCTGTGGACCACGAGGTGGAAGGTTCCCATGCCATGATCGGGCGTGATCTGGTGAAAAAATACGGTGAGGCCGACGATATTGTCTATGCCGTGGGAGCCCATCATGAGGATCTGCCGCCAAAAAGCGTTCTTGATGTCTTGGTGCAATCAGCAGATGCCCTTTCAGGAGCCCGTCCAGGTGCCCGGAAAGAAATGCTACAGAGCTATGTGAAACGGCTGGAAGATCTTGAGAATATAGCTAATTCATTTGAAGGGGTTGATAAATCCTATGCTGTGCAGGCGGGTCGTGATTTACGGATTATCGTGGACAGCCAAAAAGTGCATGATGATGAAGCCATGCTCTTGAGTCGTGATATTGCCAAGTCCATTGAGGAGCAGCTGACCTACCCCGGCCAAATTCGAGTGACGGTTATCCGGGAAACCCGAGCTGTTGAGTATGCTAAGTAA
- the sbcD gene encoding exonuclease subunit SbcD, with amino-acid sequence MEELSLRILHTSDWHIGRTLYGRRRYDEFAAFFNWLYDTIVEQQVDILLVAGDVFHTTTPSNRAQQLYYDFLCRVAASSCRHLVVTAGNHDSPTFLSAPRELLRALNIHVLAALPSSPVEEVLVLKNQAGDYLSGRRADC; translated from the coding sequence ATGGAAGAACTCTCCCTCCGCATCCTCCACACCTCAGACTGGCATATAGGCCGCACCCTCTACGGACGCCGTCGCTACGACGAGTTCGCCGCCTTTTTTAACTGGCTCTACGACACCATAGTCGAGCAGCAGGTGGACATCCTGCTGGTGGCGGGCGATGTTTTCCACACCACCACGCCCAGCAACCGTGCCCAGCAGCTCTATTACGATTTTCTCTGCCGGGTGGCGGCCTCGTCCTGCCGTCATCTGGTGGTGACAGCCGGCAACCACGATTCCCCCACCTTTCTCAGCGCACCGCGAGAACTCCTGCGCGCCCTCAATATTCACGTCCTGGCCGCCCTGCCCTCTTCCCCGGTCGAGGAAGTCCTTGTCCTCAAAAATCAGGCTGGAGATTATCTATCAGGGCGAAGAGCTGATTGCTGA
- a CDS encoding helix-turn-helix domain-containing protein, translated as MRDSIKKAIGSTVQDFIDSGAKTSFTEKELNALGVKIPKINLTTAQIKEIRENLKLSQTVFAQLLNVSPSSIRQWEQGKRQPTGSTKVLLDLLQRSPHVLDYRINAA; from the coding sequence ATGAGAGATTCCATAAAAAAAGCTATCGGCAGCACAGTTCAGGACTTCATTGACTCTGGAGCAAAAACATCTTTCACCGAAAAAGAGCTTAATGCCCTTGGTGTTAAGATACCGAAAATCAACCTAACTACCGCCCAAATAAAAGAAATAAGAGAAAATCTTAAGCTCAGTCAAACGGTCTTTGCCCAACTGCTCAATGTGAGCCCATCATCAATACGGCAATGGGAACAAGGAAAACGGCAACCGACAGGATCTACCAAGGTGCTGCTGGATCTTCTTCAAAGATCACCTCATGTTCTTGACTATAGGATCAACGCAGCTTAA
- the zapA gene encoding cell division protein ZapA — MEERLISFTLYGQEFSFYSDVPDDEVEEAVSILRQELGEPEECGPTTTVPSSTLLVLACLRIASRQVRLQREFDEFYAERKKYKRSNEVISKLIDQISTALNK, encoded by the coding sequence ATGGAAGAGCGCCTTATCAGCTTCACCCTTTATGGGCAGGAATTTTCGTTTTATAGCGATGTGCCTGATGACGAGGTGGAAGAGGCGGTTTCTATACTCCGTCAGGAATTGGGAGAGCCAGAGGAGTGTGGTCCGACAACAACTGTTCCGTCCAGTACCCTATTGGTTCTGGCCTGTTTGCGGATAGCTTCTCGGCAGGTGCGTTTGCAACGAGAGTTTGATGAATTTTATGCTGAGCGAAAAAAATATAAAAGGAGTAATGAGGTGATTTCAAAGCTTATTGATCAGATATCGACAGCTTTGAATAAATGA
- a CDS encoding type II toxin-antitoxin system RelE/ParE family toxin, whose amino-acid sequence MKKLCTKWFNKWAKKSNLNSESLLEAVGNLEKGLSTADLGGNLYKVRVQRSGKGKSSGFRTIIVYRREDKAIFLYGFGKNEKSNIDKTELTYFKKLGNDLIALDTEQIAASLKKQILFDLEV is encoded by the coding sequence ATGAAAAAGCTCTGCACGAAATGGTTTAATAAATGGGCGAAAAAATCAAACCTGAATAGTGAAAGCCTGCTTGAGGCTGTTGGTAATCTCGAAAAGGGGTTGTCAACAGCTGACTTGGGAGGAAACCTCTACAAAGTCCGCGTACAGCGTTCGGGAAAAGGAAAAAGTTCTGGTTTTCGGACGATTATCGTTTATCGCCGTGAAGACAAGGCGATATTTCTTTATGGATTTGGAAAAAACGAAAAATCAAATATTGACAAGACAGAGTTAACATATTTCAAAAAATTAGGGAATGATCTTATCGCCTTAGATACAGAACAAATTGCAGCATCCTTAAAAAAACAGATCCTTTTTGATTTAGAGGTGTAA
- a CDS encoding 8-oxo-dGTP diphosphatase, translated as MYTPIVGTLGYILSPDAEKVLLVHRNARDNDQHLGKYNGLGGKMQADEDVQSCMVREIREEAGIVCRDMQLRGTISWPGFGPDGEHWLGFIFLITSFDGVPRTYNEEGELAWHQLDKLGELPMWEGDRYFLPLVFDKDPFPFHGHMLYEKGCPVSWQFSR; from the coding sequence ATGTATACTCCTATTGTAGGGACACTCGGCTATATCCTCTCACCAGATGCAGAAAAGGTACTGCTTGTTCATCGCAATGCACGGGACAATGATCAGCATCTCGGGAAGTATAATGGGCTTGGCGGAAAAATGCAGGCTGATGAGGATGTACAGAGCTGCATGGTGCGGGAGATTAGAGAAGAGGCCGGTATTGTCTGCCGAGATATGCAGCTGCGCGGTACAATCAGTTGGCCCGGCTTCGGACCGGACGGAGAGCACTGGCTGGGGTTTATTTTTTTGATTACCTCCTTTGATGGGGTTCCGCGAACATACAACGAGGAAGGCGAGCTTGCTTGGCACCAGCTGGACAAGCTGGGAGAGCTTCCTATGTGGGAAGGAGATCGCTATTTTCTTCCCTTGGTCTTTGATAAAGATCCTTTCCCTTTTCATGGACATATGCTGTATGAAAAAGGGTGTCCCGTGAGTTGGCAGTTTTCTCGCTAG